In Deltaproteobacteria bacterium, a single window of DNA contains:
- a CDS encoding DUF3501 family protein — protein MKQLTTSDLWPLPVYEQVRDEFRKSVIAEKTAHRRIGVGPFMSFVFENRLTVKFTLMEILRAEKVTDPSHVAEELETFNTMLPPPGALSATLLVELRGTEDEVKHQLTRLTGLDQHVWLVVDGEKVKGELDANRDDGARISAVQYVRFKLGGLASKLASAGKVELVVDHPAYDHRVTLTAAQCRSLAADLEPS, from the coding sequence ATGAAACAGCTCACCACGTCCGACCTCTGGCCGCTGCCGGTCTACGAGCAGGTGCGCGACGAGTTCCGCAAGTCGGTCATCGCCGAGAAGACGGCCCACCGACGCATCGGCGTGGGGCCGTTCATGAGCTTCGTCTTCGAGAACCGGCTGACCGTGAAGTTCACGCTCATGGAGATCCTCCGGGCCGAGAAGGTGACCGACCCCTCGCACGTGGCCGAGGAGCTCGAGACCTTCAACACCATGTTGCCGCCGCCGGGCGCGCTCTCGGCCACGCTGCTCGTGGAGCTGCGCGGCACTGAAGACGAGGTGAAGCACCAGCTCACCCGGCTCACTGGCCTCGACCAGCACGTGTGGCTGGTCGTCGACGGCGAGAAGGTGAAGGGCGAGCTCGACGCCAACCGCGACGACGGCGCGCGCATCTCGGCCGTGCAGTACGTGCGCTTCAAGCTCGGCGGCCTGGCGAGCAAGCTGGCGAGCGCCGGCAAGGTGGAGCTCGTCGTGGACCATCCCGCGTACGACCACCGGGTGACGCTCACAGCGGCGCAGTGCCGTTCTTTGGCGGCCGACCTGGAGCCGTCCTAG